In a genomic window of Streptomyces noursei ATCC 11455:
- a CDS encoding GNAT family N-acetyltransferase, whose protein sequence is MLTTTALKVLEPGELEAALAVLDREPVANAFVAARVQVAGLDPWRLGGEMWGWYVGGRLESLCYAGANLVPVCATPEAVRGFAERARRQGRRCSSIVGPAGPTAALWSLLEPHWGPAREIRAHQPLMVTRAPSTEVAPDPYVRRIRKDELDVIMPACVAMFTEEVGISPLAGDGGLLYQARVAELVGAGRSFARIEDGKVIFKAEIGAATPLACQIQGVWVDPAYRGRRLSEPGMAAVLRYALHDVAPVVSLYVNDYNTAARAAYRRVGFEEVGAFMSVLF, encoded by the coding sequence GTGCTGACGACCACCGCCCTCAAGGTCCTCGAACCGGGAGAGCTCGAAGCGGCCCTCGCGGTCCTGGACCGCGAGCCGGTGGCCAACGCCTTCGTCGCCGCCCGCGTCCAGGTCGCCGGCCTCGACCCCTGGCGGCTCGGCGGCGAGATGTGGGGCTGGTACGTCGGCGGCCGGCTGGAGTCCCTCTGCTACGCCGGCGCCAACCTCGTCCCCGTCTGCGCCACCCCCGAAGCCGTCCGCGGCTTCGCCGAACGCGCCCGCCGCCAGGGCCGCCGCTGCTCCTCCATCGTCGGCCCCGCCGGCCCCACCGCCGCACTCTGGTCACTGCTGGAGCCCCACTGGGGCCCGGCCCGCGAGATCCGCGCCCACCAGCCGCTGATGGTCACCCGCGCCCCGTCCACCGAGGTCGCGCCCGACCCCTACGTCCGGCGGATCCGCAAGGACGAACTCGACGTGATCATGCCCGCGTGCGTGGCGATGTTCACCGAGGAGGTCGGCATCTCCCCGCTCGCCGGCGACGGCGGACTGCTCTACCAGGCCCGGGTCGCCGAACTCGTCGGCGCCGGCCGCTCGTTCGCCCGCATCGAGGACGGCAAGGTGATCTTCAAGGCCGAGATCGGCGCCGCCACGCCGCTCGCCTGCCAGATCCAGGGCGTCTGGGTCGATCCCGCGTACCGCGGCCGGCGCCTGTCCGAACCAGGGATGGCCGCCGTGCTCCGCTACGCCCTCCACGACGTCGCCCCGGTCGTCAGCCTCTACGTCAACGACTACAACACCGCGGCCCGCGCCGCCTACCGCCGAGTGGGCTTCGAGGAAGTCGGCGCGTTCATGAGCGTACTTTTCTGA
- a CDS encoding GNAT family N-acetyltransferase, which translates to MDDVAVGPLDLAARVDDALAVQALAFGLSDDEIAVRRHIVLRHLGCRGARALGATTPAGRLIGFVYGMPNDRAYWWSTVVEPYLCSQGLDHWLDDSFVITELHVHPAYQNHGIGRTLITAITDGAAEPRSILSAIDTESPARGLYRSLGYQDIARRVLFPSAPTPYAVMGAPLPLPRP; encoded by the coding sequence ATGGATGACGTCGCGGTCGGCCCCCTCGATCTCGCCGCTCGCGTGGACGACGCGTTGGCCGTGCAGGCCCTCGCGTTCGGGCTCAGCGACGACGAGATCGCCGTCCGCCGCCACATCGTGCTGCGCCACCTCGGCTGCCGCGGCGCCCGCGCCCTCGGCGCCACCACCCCCGCCGGCCGGCTCATCGGCTTCGTCTACGGCATGCCCAACGACCGCGCCTACTGGTGGTCCACCGTCGTCGAGCCCTACCTGTGCAGCCAGGGCCTGGACCACTGGCTCGACGACTCCTTCGTCATCACCGAGCTGCACGTCCACCCCGCCTACCAGAACCACGGCATCGGCCGCACCCTGATCACCGCCATCACCGACGGCGCCGCCGAACCCCGCAGCATCCTCTCCGCCATCGACACCGAGAGCCCCGCCCGCGGCCTCTACCGCTCACTCGGCTACCAGGACATCGCCCGCCGGGTCCTCTTCCCCAGCGCCCCCACCCCCTACGCCGTGATGGGCGCCCCCCTCCCCCTGCCA